The following nucleotide sequence is from Nitratidesulfovibrio termitidis HI1.
CACCACCACCTCGGGAAACTGCCCGTCCTTTTGCAACGTGCTGCCGGACGGAGATGCGATCCCGGACAGAGACGTGTCGCGTCCATCGGACAGAGACGCGCCACGCTCACCGGACAGGCTTACCGCACCGTGCCCGGTGTCGTCGAAATACACGTCCACCTGCTGACCCACGTAGGCGGGCATGTCCTTGGCGTCGAAGGCGTACAGCACCTGCAACACCCGGATGTCCACGCGCTCGGTGGTGTCGCCGGTCAGGGACGTCTTGGGCAGCACGTAGGGTTCCACCCGCACGAAACGCAGCGGCGCGGAAAAGTCGCGGTTGCCGCGCAGGAACACCGTGGCGGGCATGCCCGCGCGGTAGCGCCAGGCGATGTTCTCGTCGATGTCCACCCGCACGTGCAGGCGGCTGACATCGCCCAGCATGACCAGCGGGGAGGAAAGCGCACCCGCCGTGGCGTATTCGCCCTCGCTCACGTTCACCTGCAACACCGTGGCATCCATGGGCGCGCGCACGCTCAACCGTTCCAGGTCCACCTCTATGGCGCGGGCCGCCGCCTCGGCCTGGGTCGCATCCGCCGAGGCCGAAGCCAGTGCGGTGCGGGCGGCGTCCTCGGCGTAGCCGCGCTGGGCCGTCTCTTCCGCGCTTACGGCGCGCCCGTCGCGCAGGCTGCGCACGCGGACGGCGTCGGCATGGGCCTTTTCCAGGGCCACGCGGGCCTCGGCCACCCTGGCGCGGGCCACCACAAGGGCGGCCTTCTGCTGCGCCAGGGCTGCCTTGCGCTCGCGGTCGTCCAGCCGGAACAGCATGTCGCCTTTCTTCACCGCGTCGCCCACGGTGACGGGAATCTCCACGATGACGCCGGACGTGGGCGTGGCCACGCCCACGTCGCGGCTGGCCGCCTCCACGATGCCGGAACCGCTGATGTACTTTTCGTAGGGCGGCGCGGCCGGGTCGGCCACCGGCGGCACCGGGGCGGGCGGCGCCGATGCGCGCGAGGCGTACACGACGCCCGCCACAAGGCCCGCAAGGGCCAGGGCGGGAAGGACATAGGAAAGGATGATGTTGCGTCGCATGGGTGTCTCTGTCCGTCAGGTAGCGGGGCGTGCCACATGTGGGTGGGCGGCCCCGTGGGTGTTCGGGAAACGGCTGGCGGCGGACTTCCGGCATTTTCGGAACAAGGCGCGGGGCCATGCCCCGACCGAGAAGCCGTCGAAAGCCAACCGGAATCAGTCCATGCAGCTATGCGGCGTCCGGGCGGATGTCCCCGTGCCGTTGCCGCCGGGTGGGGTGTCGTATGCGGGGGGCCGGTTGCCATCGCCGCCGACGTCCGGCGTTGCGCTGGTGATCCCACCGTGCATGTCCGCCGTGCCCGCCACCCTCAGCTGCTCGGGCTGGGCGCTGGTCTGGACACTAGTCAGGGCGCCGGGCGTGCCCACGCGGGTCACCTGGCCGTCGTCCAGTTCGGCGATGCGGTCGGCAAATTCGAAGATGCGGGCATCGTGGGTGACGATGACCAGCGCCCGGCCATCCACGGTGCCCACCCGGCGCAGCAGTTCCATGACCCGTTGCCCGTTGGCGTGGTCCAGGGCGCTGGTGGGTTCGTCGCAGACGATCAGTTGCGGCTGGTGCACCAGGGCGCGGGCAATGGCCACCCGCTGCTGCTGCCCGCCGGAAAGATCGCCGGGGGCGGATTCCGTCTTGTCGCCAAGGCCCACCAGTTCCAGCGCCGCTTCCGCCTTGCGCATGGACTCGCGCAGGGGCGCGCCGCAGATGCGCAGCGGCACGGAAACGTTCTCCGCCGCCGTCAGGGCAGGGTTCAGGTTGTAGGCCTGGAACACGAAACCTATGTTGCGGGCGCGAAAGGCCGCGCGGGGCCGGGGGGCCAGTGCGGTCATGTCCTGCCCCAGGATGCGGCAACTGCCTTCCGTGGGGTCCAGAATGCCCGCCATGACCGAGATGAGCGTGGTCTTGCCGCAGCCGGAGGGCCCCACCAGCATCAGCAGTTCGCCGCGCTGCACGGTCAGGTCCACGCCGCGCAGGGCGTGCACGGCGGTGGCCCCTTCTCCGTATCGCTTGCGCAGCCCGGCGCAGACCACGGCGGGGACTCCTGCACCAGTCGCGCCATTCGGGCCGGTCGTAGTATCCATGCTTCTGTCCTGCATTCGTTCGGCTCCCGGTTGCCCAGTCGGCCTATTGCTTGAACACCACGGCCGGTTCCAGCCGCAGTACCTGGCGGATGCTGAGCGCCGCCGAAACCAGGGTGATGGACAACACCGCGCTGCCGCCCACCGCCAGAATCAGCGGTGAAAGGCGCATGCCCATGGGGTCGCCGGGCAGATTGCCCATGATCATGGCCATGCCCACCCCGATGCCGAAGCCGGTGCCCGCCACCAGCAGGGCCTGCGACAGGATCATCAGCAGCAGGGTGCGGTCGTCGGTGCCCATGGCCTTCAGCACGCCGAAGTGGCGCAATGCGTCCTGAGTGAAGTTGTGGAACATCAGCCCGGTGACCACCGCGCCGATGCAGAAGCTCATGAAAATGGTGGTGCCGAAGTGCATGATGATGGCCGTGCGCTTGATGAAATGCCGCAAGGTACGCACGCGGAAGTCGTCGGCGGTCAGGGCGTTGAGGCCGGTCTCCGACGCGATGCGCGCGGCAAGCGCGCGGTGGTCCTGCCCGGGCCGGGCCTTTACCAGCACGAAGGACATCACCTTGCGCTCGCTCTTGTTGAACACCTTCACCCGCGAATAGGTGGTGTACAGGATGGGTTGCGACTGGAAGGTGGGGGTGGCGTTGGCCACGCCCACCACCACGGCGCGGCGGTCGTTGACCTCCAGCGCGTCACCCACGCCCAGGGGACGCAGACCGTGGTCCGTCTGCACGGCAAGGCGGTTGGACGCGCCCTCGGCGTCCACCACCACGGCATCGCTCATGCGCAGGTCCGCCATGCTGCCGGAGCGCATGACGCCCGGCGCGCCGATGAGCGACACGTCGTCCACGCCGATGAGCCCGCAGCCCACGGTGTTGCCGTCGGGCAGGCGCACCTTCAACTGGCCCTTGTGCAGGGGCACGGCCCATTCCACGCCGCTGACGCTGCGCACCAGGGAAAGGCGCGTGTCGGGCATGGCCTTCGATTCCTCCACCGACTGGGCCTGGGGGTCCATGACCCAGATGTCGGCGATGGCGATGTCGTCGATGAGCCCGTAGGTACGGGTAAGGATGCTGGCGAACACGGCGGGCTGCTGAGTCATGATCAGCGAGGTGAAGGCCAGGCTCAGCACCATGCCGAGGTACTTGCCCCGGTTGGCGAGCAGCATCTTGAGCGCGATCTGATACATGCGGATTCCGATGTCTGTTTGGCGCCGCATATTCCCTTCGCAAGGGCGGCGAGCGAAGCGGCAAGCCGGGGCGCCCGCGTGCGGGCAGCGCCTGACGGCCTGCGCCGGGACCATCCCGGCGGCCAGCGAACGCCGGGGAAACCGGAGAGGAAGGGAAAAACCACCCGGTCCCCTTGCCGACCCTGCGGAAAGGAACGGCGCCTGACCAGGGTTCTAGCCTTGCGGCGTAACCGTTGTATGTGTTGCCCGTTGCCGCTTCATTGCCGCAACAGGCAAAGTGTTGCCGCGTATTGCACCCCGCGCGACGGAAACACTGTGTTGCAAAAAAACCGTGCACGGGGCCCGGCACGGCGCTATAGGTGACCCATGAACACCCCGGAACACATCCTGGTCGTGGACGACGACCCCGAAATCCGCGATCTGCTCACCGGCTATCTCGACAAGCACGGCTTTCGCGCCGAGTCGGCCGCCGAGGGCGCAGAGATGTTCCGCATGCTCGAGGTAGGCCGCTACGACCTCGTGGTGCTGGACGTGATGCTGCCCGGCGACGACGGGCTTACCTTGTGCCGCAAGCTGCGCGCCCGGTCTGAACTGCCGGTGATCATGCTGACCGCGCTGGACGATGACACAGACCGCATCATCGGGCTGGAACTGGGGGCCGACGACTACGTGGCCAAGCCGTTCAACCCGCGCGAACTGGTGGCCCGCATCCGCACCGTGCTGCGCCGTGCCCGATCCCTGCCCGAAAACATCGCCCAGGCCGAGCCGGAGGCCATGTCGCGCACCATCCGCTTTGCCGGGTGGACGCTGGACACGGTACCCCGCCATCTGGTGGCCCCGGACGGGGTGGTGGTGAACCTGAGCGGCGCGGAATACCGCCTGCTGCGGGTTTTCCTGAAGTATCCCAACAGGGTGATGAGCCGCGACCAGTTGCTGGACCTGACCCAGGGCCGCGCGGCGGAAGCCTTTGACCGGTCCATCGACGTGCTGGTCAGCCGCCTGCGCACCCGGCTGCGCGACAACGGGCGCGAGCCGCAGATCATCAAGACCGTGCGCGGCGACGGCTACTATCTGGCCACCGACGTGGAACGCGATGCCGGGACCGATGGCGCCCCGGACGGCACCCCGAATGGTGCGCCTGACCCCGCGCCCGGCACGCCTCCTCCCTCTTTCCCCGGCCCGGTCGACGCATGAGTCCCGCACCCGCGGCGCGCCCGTCCCAACGGCCACCGTTCCCCGCCGCACGCCTGCTGGCGGCGCTGCCGCCGCGTACCCTGCGTGGCCGGGTGGTGCTGGTGCTGGCATGCGGCATGGTGCTCATCCAGATCGTCAGCATGCTGTACGTGGTCTCGCGCGGGGGGCCGTTCGTGTACAGTTCCGTGGCCCGACAGGCCGCCATGCGCCTTGCCGGGCAGGCCCTGCTGCTGGATGCCGCAAAGCCGGACGCACGGGCAGGCATGATCGCCCAGATGGTGCAGGGCGCAAGCCGCATCGCCCTGACCACCACCCCGCCCATCAGGCCCCATGGCCGCGTGCCCTCGTCCGAACAGCCCGGGACGACGGGCATGACGGGCATGACGGGCACAACGGGCACAGCGGGCACGAACGATGCACCTGGCGTAACCGGCATACCCGGCCTGGCCGCCGACGTGTATTCCTCCATCTTCGCGGAGCATCTGCGCGGACTGCTGGCCCCGGACATGCAGCTTGTCTGCCGGGTGGACGGCATTGCCCGCGACGTGGGGCGCCGTCCGCCGCCGCCCCCGGGGCGCATCGACGACGGCCACTACGACATCGGCTACACCGTGGGCGTACGCCTGCGCGACGGCATGTGGGCCGTGTTCACCCACGTGCTGCCCGAGGGCGACCGGCCGTGGATACCCCAACCCATGCTGTGGGATCTGGGCTGGCGCATCGTGGGAGTGGCCCTGCTGGGCCTGCTGGTGGTGGGCTGGATGACCCGCCCCCTGCGCATGCTGGCCGACGCCGCCGACGAATTCGGCGCCGGGCTGGTGCGTGCGCCCCTGCCGGAGCGCGGCCCGCTGGAAATCCGCCGCGCGGCGCAGGCCTTCAACCGCATGCAGGACCGCATCCGCCAATTCGTGGACGAGCGCGGACGGCTGCTGGCCGCCATCTCGCACGACCTGCGCACCCCGGTCACCCGCATGCGCCTGCGCGCGGACCAGGTGGAGCCGCCGGAACTGCGCGAACGGTTCCTGGCCGATCTTGACGAAATACGGGATCTGCTCTCCACCACCATCGACTTCGTGCGCAGCACCGACAGCCGCGAGGCAACCGCCGCCGTGGACGTGACCGCCCTGCTGGAAAGCCTGGCCGAGGACTGTCTGGATCTGCACACCGGTCAGGCAGGGCTGGCCGAGCAGGCCGGACAATCAGGCCTGGCAGGGCAGACAGCCCAGGCCCCGCTACGCATCACCCTGCACGGCACCGCCGAAGGTCGGCCCACCCACATCTCGGCCCAGCCCCTGGCGCTGAAGCGCTGCCTGTCCAACCTGCTGGAAAATGCGGCGCGCTACGGCGGCGGGCAGGTGGACATAGAGGTGCGCGAGGCTGGCGACACGCTGTCCGTGGCCATCCGCGACCGGGGCCCAGGCCTGCCGGAACATTACACGGACAAGGTATTCGAACCGTTCTTTCGCGTGGAGCATTCACGCAACCGCCAGACCGGCGGCAGCGGCCTTGGCCTGTCCATTGCCCGCAACATCGCCCGCCAGCACGGCGGCGACATCACCCTGACCAACCGCGATGGCGGCGGGCTGGAAGCGCTGCTGCGCCTGCCGCGCGCGCGCCACGAACGTCCGTGATCCGTTTGGGTGGGGCACCCGGTGCGTGTCCCACCCTTTCTCCACCCGCCCCCTGTCGTCGCGTCTTTCGCTGCGCGGCATGCTGATCATCCCACCCCATCAAGTCTGAACGCCACGCCCCAAAGGCTGCCCCACACCTTCGTATTTCACGCCAGTGAAGCCCTTATTTCTACCGCAGCTGTCTGAAATTGCAAAAAAAACTGATTGAGGCACTCCACATGCATCCCTCAATTAGAATATCTGTGCCAGCATCCCACGGAAAATACTGTAGAATATTGCCTCACCCGCTAACCTCTTCGGCATTCCTGCCGATTGAACCTACGGGGCTGCATGCATCAGGGAGGCATAATGCGGGGTACTACGGGATTCTTCGACAAGCTGAACACCCGGATCGGCGCGCTGGTCATCGCGCTGCTGGCGGTCGGTTTCGGCGGGCTGGGCTGGTACGTCACTTCTGCCACCACCAACCTGGCGCTGGACTTGCAACAACGCAGTTCCCAGGGGTTGGTGGATACGGCGCAGGTAGCCGCAGATATCACACTGGAAAATCAGAAGAAGCTGGTCATCGCTCTGGCCCGGCAACGGGCCATCGTGGAAGCTGTCGCGAGTGGCAACGACGAAAGCGGCGCGGCCCAGAACCGCTTCCGCGACTATCTGCGCACCTACAAGGACATCTGGTCTGCCTACGCCTTCGATAAACGGGGCGTGGTGGTTGCCGGGGCCAACAATGGCGGCGCCGACGAGCGCGGCCAGGACAAGAGCGGGCACGCCGTGGTCCGCGAGGTGCTGAACGGCAGCGAACTGTCCATGGACAAGACCGTGGCCAAGGGCGGCGGTAGAATGATCTTCCGCATGGCCACTGCGCTGCGCGACGCGTCTGGCGCGCTCATCGGCGGGGTGCAGGTGTCGTTCGACTTCAACGCCTTCACCGAAGCCGCCATCTCGCCCATCAGGGTCGGGCAGACCGGCTACCTGTATATCCTGGATGGGGACGGCACCTTCATCGCCCACCCCGATCCGGCCACCCTGCTGCAACCCGGCAAGGACCTGCCCTTCGTGCGCGAGATGCTGGCCAACCCGCGCGGCACGTTGCAGTACGAATTCAAGGGCACGCGTAAACTGGCGGCATACACCCGGATGGACAAGACGGGCTGGATCATTGCCAGCACCGTGAACGAAGCGGAATTGCTGGCAGAGGCGTATTCGCTACGCAATGTGGTGGCGGGCATTGCCACGCTGGTCTGCGTGGTGCTGGCCGTTGTTGTGGTGCTGATGCTGCGCAGAATGGTGGTGTTGCCCCTGCAGGCCATGGGCCAATTCACGGCGGACATTGCCGGGGGCAACTTCGGCACCACGCTGGATGGCAGTTTTGCCTGCGAGCTGGCGGAGCTTGCCGACAACACCCGGCGCATGAAGGACAGCATCAAGCGCGAACTGGGCTTTGCCCGGGGCGTGCTGGAGGGCATTCCCACCCCGTGCGGCATCGTGGCGCCGGATTTCACCATGTCCTGGGCCAACCCTCAGGTCTGTGAACTGCTGGGCAGGCCAAAGCCCCCATCGGACTATTACGGCATGAAATCCGGCGAGTTCTACTGGTTCGACCCCAACCGGGAAACGATGTCTGACAAGGCCATCAAGGAACGGCGCACCCTGACCGGCAAGAACGTGTGGACATCGCAGGACGGCACGCGCACCGTGCACATCGACGTGGTGACCACCCCGTTCTACGACATGGACGGCGAACTGCTGGGCTCCATCTCGTTCTGGAACGACATCAGCGAGATGGTGGAAAAGCAGCACCAGATCGAGGCCCAGCGTGACCGCATCGCCGAGGCGGCACGCGCGGCCATGGACATTTCCGCCCGGCTGTCCACGGCGGCGGAAGAACTGGCCTCGCAGATAGAGGAATCCAGCCGGGGCACGGAAAACCAGAAGACCCGCGTTGCCGAATCGGCCACTGCCGTGGAACAGATGAACGCTTCCATCCTGGAAGTGGCGCGCAGCGCGGGCAGTGCCGCGGAAAACGCCGACCTTGCCCGTTCCCGCGCCGAACAGGGCGAAAAGGTGGTGCAGGACACGGTGGGTTCCATCCGCGCCCTGCGCGACCGCATGACCGAAATGGGCGGCAGCCTGCATGAACTGGGCAAGCAGGCCGACGGCATTGGCGCCATCATCGACATGATCTCGGACATCGCCGACCAGACCAACCTGCTGGCCCTGAACGCGGCCATCGAGGCGGCCCGCGCGGGCGACGCCGGGCGCGGATTCGCCGTTGTGGCGGACGAGGTGCGGAAGCTGGCGGAAAAGACCATGAGCGCCACCAGCGAGGTGGGGCAGGTCATCCGGGCCATCCAGCAGGTGACCCAGAAAAGCGTGGACCTGATGGGCCTTGCCGGCGCCGACGCGGACACCTCTGCGGAGCGGTCCGCCCAGGCCGGGACCTCGCTGCACGAGATACTGCGCGTTTCAGTGGACACGGCGGACATGGTGCGGTCCATCGCATCCGCCGCAGAGGAACAGTCCGCGACCAGCGAACAGATTGCCCGCGCCACCGAAGAACTGAACGTCATCTCCAGCGAGACGGCAGAGGCCATGAACCAGTCGGCCATGGCCATCGCCGAGGTGGCCCGCATGGCCGAGGAACTGCGCGCCATCATCGAGGGCATGAAGTCGTAGCCGAGAACGCCCTGACGGGGACTGCGCATGAAAAGAAAAGGGGTTCGTCCTGTTCGGACGAACCCCTTCGTTTATGCTATGGTGGGCGGTGAGGGGATCGAACCCCCGGCATTCGGCTTGTAAGGCCGACGCTCTACCAGCTGAGCTAACCGCCCCGATATGGCAAGGTAAATACGGCAAGGCAATGATGACAAGACATCAATGGCAGGACATACGCCATGTTGCCTGAAAGCACCATGGTGCTCCCCCCCCGGCGACGACAATCGGCTCCAGACCGCTGCCGCCCGTGACGGGATACTGCTCATAGTGCAGGGGCGGCGGTCATGTCAAACACCTTGTGCTTTTGTACTGGACATTGTGACGTCGGATATCTATGTAGCACTCGCGCGGCCCTGTGTCCGCCGTGCCACCGCCCACAGCGGCGTGCGGACACCGGCGCACGCGCCGACTTGCGAACCGGCCGACGGACCGTGAATCCGCCCCCTCATGCCCCCCACAGCCCCCCACACGTTGCGGCAGGACATCTCCCTGCTGCTCCGCTCCGCGCCGCCCAGGGCGCGCGCCGCCATCCTCGCCCTGCTGCCCGCCGCCAAGGCCGTGCTGGACACGGGCTGGCGACCCGACATGCATGCCGCGCCCATCCGCAACTGGCGCGACCTGATGCAACTGCTGTCCGGCCTCACCACCCAGCGCCACGACACGGAAACCCTGTTGCGCGTCACCAGCGAACTGCTGGGCATCGCCGACGAAATGGCCCCGCCGGAAATGGTCCTGCGCGAAAGCGCCGCCGTACTGCTGCGCGCCTTTCACGCCGACATGTTCGTGTGCCGCCTGCGCGACGACGAGGGCGAGTGGCAGATCATCTCCGCAGAACGCGAGGACGGTGGCCCCGTGCCGCTGCTGTCGCCGGTTCTGGAAGAAGGCCTGGCCGGGCACCCGGTCATGCGCGCGGTATGCGACGGCACCCGCCACGTGCTCTCCAACAACCTGATGGGCATGGACCGCGGCGGCG
It contains:
- a CDS encoding efflux RND transporter periplasmic adaptor subunit, which gives rise to MRRNIILSYVLPALALAGLVAGVVYASRASAPPAPVPPVADPAAPPYEKYISGSGIVEAASRDVGVATPTSGVIVEIPVTVGDAVKKGDMLFRLDDRERKAALAQQKAALVVARARVAEARVALEKAHADAVRVRSLRDGRAVSAEETAQRGYAEDAARTALASASADATQAEAAARAIEVDLERLSVRAPMDATVLQVNVSEGEYATAGALSSPLVMLGDVSRLHVRVDIDENIAWRYRAGMPATVFLRGNRDFSAPLRFVRVEPYVLPKTSLTGDTTERVDIRVLQVLYAFDAKDMPAYVGQQVDVYFDDTGHGAVSLSGERGASLSDGRDTSLSGIASPSGSTLQKDGQFPEVVVPVRDAGARAVRTRPATGTGVRG
- a CDS encoding ABC transporter ATP-binding protein, whose product is MDTTTGPNGATGAGVPAVVCAGLRKRYGEGATAVHALRGVDLTVQRGELLMLVGPSGCGKTTLISVMAGILDPTEGSCRILGQDMTALAPRPRAAFRARNIGFVFQAYNLNPALTAAENVSVPLRICGAPLRESMRKAEAALELVGLGDKTESAPGDLSGGQQQRVAIARALVHQPQLIVCDEPTSALDHANGQRVMELLRRVGTVDGRALVIVTHDARIFEFADRIAELDDGQVTRVGTPGALTSVQTSAQPEQLRVAGTADMHGGITSATPDVGGDGNRPPAYDTPPGGNGTGTSARTPHSCMD
- a CDS encoding ABC transporter permease, whose product is MYQIALKMLLANRGKYLGMVLSLAFTSLIMTQQPAVFASILTRTYGLIDDIAIADIWVMDPQAQSVEESKAMPDTRLSLVRSVSGVEWAVPLHKGQLKVRLPDGNTVGCGLIGVDDVSLIGAPGVMRSGSMADLRMSDAVVVDAEGASNRLAVQTDHGLRPLGVGDALEVNDRRAVVVGVANATPTFQSQPILYTTYSRVKVFNKSERKVMSFVLVKARPGQDHRALAARIASETGLNALTADDFRVRTLRHFIKRTAIIMHFGTTIFMSFCIGAVVTGLMFHNFTQDALRHFGVLKAMGTDDRTLLLMILSQALLVAGTGFGIGVGMAMIMGNLPGDPMGMRLSPLILAVGGSAVLSITLVSAALSIRQVLRLEPAVVFKQ
- a CDS encoding response regulator; translation: MNTPEHILVVDDDPEIRDLLTGYLDKHGFRAESAAEGAEMFRMLEVGRYDLVVLDVMLPGDDGLTLCRKLRARSELPVIMLTALDDDTDRIIGLELGADDYVAKPFNPRELVARIRTVLRRARSLPENIAQAEPEAMSRTIRFAGWTLDTVPRHLVAPDGVVVNLSGAEYRLLRVFLKYPNRVMSRDQLLDLTQGRAAEAFDRSIDVLVSRLRTRLRDNGREPQIIKTVRGDGYYLATDVERDAGTDGAPDGTPNGAPDPAPGTPPPSFPGPVDA
- a CDS encoding ATP-binding protein; amino-acid sequence: MSPAPAARPSQRPPFPAARLLAALPPRTLRGRVVLVLACGMVLIQIVSMLYVVSRGGPFVYSSVARQAAMRLAGQALLLDAAKPDARAGMIAQMVQGASRIALTTTPPIRPHGRVPSSEQPGTTGMTGMTGTTGTAGTNDAPGVTGIPGLAADVYSSIFAEHLRGLLAPDMQLVCRVDGIARDVGRRPPPPPGRIDDGHYDIGYTVGVRLRDGMWAVFTHVLPEGDRPWIPQPMLWDLGWRIVGVALLGLLVVGWMTRPLRMLADAADEFGAGLVRAPLPERGPLEIRRAAQAFNRMQDRIRQFVDERGRLLAAISHDLRTPVTRMRLRADQVEPPELRERFLADLDEIRDLLSTTIDFVRSTDSREATAAVDVTALLESLAEDCLDLHTGQAGLAEQAGQSGLAGQTAQAPLRITLHGTAEGRPTHISAQPLALKRCLSNLLENAARYGGGQVDIEVREAGDTLSVAIRDRGPGLPEHYTDKVFEPFFRVEHSRNRQTGGSGLGLSIARNIARQHGGDITLTNRDGGGLEALLRLPRARHERP
- a CDS encoding methyl-accepting chemotaxis protein, producing the protein MRGTTGFFDKLNTRIGALVIALLAVGFGGLGWYVTSATTNLALDLQQRSSQGLVDTAQVAADITLENQKKLVIALARQRAIVEAVASGNDESGAAQNRFRDYLRTYKDIWSAYAFDKRGVVVAGANNGGADERGQDKSGHAVVREVLNGSELSMDKTVAKGGGRMIFRMATALRDASGALIGGVQVSFDFNAFTEAAISPIRVGQTGYLYILDGDGTFIAHPDPATLLQPGKDLPFVREMLANPRGTLQYEFKGTRKLAAYTRMDKTGWIIASTVNEAELLAEAYSLRNVVAGIATLVCVVLAVVVVLMLRRMVVLPLQAMGQFTADIAGGNFGTTLDGSFACELAELADNTRRMKDSIKRELGFARGVLEGIPTPCGIVAPDFTMSWANPQVCELLGRPKPPSDYYGMKSGEFYWFDPNRETMSDKAIKERRTLTGKNVWTSQDGTRTVHIDVVTTPFYDMDGELLGSISFWNDISEMVEKQHQIEAQRDRIAEAARAAMDISARLSTAAEELASQIEESSRGTENQKTRVAESATAVEQMNASILEVARSAGSAAENADLARSRAEQGEKVVQDTVGSIRALRDRMTEMGGSLHELGKQADGIGAIIDMISDIADQTNLLALNAAIEAARAGDAGRGFAVVADEVRKLAEKTMSATSEVGQVIRAIQQVTQKSVDLMGLAGADADTSAERSAQAGTSLHEILRVSVDTADMVRSIASAAEEQSATSEQIARATEELNVISSETAEAMNQSAMAIAEVARMAEELRAIIEGMKS